The following is a genomic window from Halodesulfovibrio marinisediminis DSM 17456.
TGGTCCGAATGATTCAGTAAGCTCTTCTGCTTTTTGATTTGCACCGTCGTGTGCGGCAATAATGACCGTTAATGAAGCAATCCCCAACGATATTGAAATAATAACAAAGAGCGAGCGTATCTTATACGCCCACAGTGATTGCAGCGCGAGGAGTCCTATTCTGCCCATAAAGGCAAGTTCTGATTTTAGGTTGCGGATGTTCATTCATTGTATTGTACCTTAGATGGGCACTGGAACAAGAGAGATTGCGTATAAATTCAAGATGTTTTCGGTGTTGGAACTAACCTTATACAACCGCTGGGTAAAGCTTGTTTAAAAAACGTCCGGCTTACGCACACATTGTAAGCCGGACGCTAGGGGGACTCAAAAGAACGGAAGTGTCTCAGGGAGGGAGCAACTATGCTGATATCCGTGTGTAAGCAAGGTCGGGATGTTTATGTCTCAGCAACTAAATAAACAGGAATGTAGTTGCTGAGTTGATTGTATGGAGTGAGACAAGCTCAACACGCACATCAGATCGTTCTTTTGAATATAAACTAAGTAATTGGAGGTGTGTTATGGCAGCAGGGAAACACAAGGCCATCACAGCTGTTGTGATATTTCTTCTGCTGCCATAACGAATCTCTATTTGCCCAATGCGTTGCTAGCAGTTTTGCCAGCATAATTGGATATGGTCTTTTGCGAGGCTGCGGGATACGAGGCTTACCCCGATAGCCAGCGCAATAGATATCGGCAGAGCAACAACGTTCGGGTCAACCCATTGGAGGAGAAACATGGTGCTGCCCGGAGCTGCATCTGCAACTAATGTTACTTTTCCAAAAAGTGTCTGGCATAAGCCAATGGCTGCTGCTTCTTTTTTATGGACAAACAGCATCCACAGCATGGAAACGGTGAATCCGCCTACAATAGAAACTTTGGCTCCAGTTTTTGTTATGCCTTTCCAGTAAAGGCCGAGTACGTATGCCGGTAAGAAGGTTGCTCCACTTAATCCAAAGAAGAATGCGGTTGCGCGCGCTACGATGGAAGGAGGAAGCAGCCATGCCCACACGAGAGTAGCAATGATCGTAGCAACAATTCCGAGTTGGCTGATGGATGAGGCGCTCAGATTGTTTTTGCGCTGTATGAGGTTTCTGGAGACGTCATGCGCAAGAGAGGTTCCACCAATGTGGAACTGGCTGGAGAGTGTGGACATGGCTGCGGCAAACATAGCCAGCAGAAACATGGCAGAGAACCAAGGCGGCATTACTTTTTCAATAAAAACGGGAACAATTTTATCAAGGTTGCCGCCAGCCATCTGAATGCTGATTTTGCCAAACTGGTTTAAGAAAATTGCGTTTGAAAGTGCACCTACAACGTAGATAACACCAATTGTGAGCAAGATGAAAACAGAGCCGTACAACACAGCGCGGTTGAGTTCTCTATCACTGGAAACTGTCATGAATCGTACAGCAAGCTGTGGTTGCGCCAGCACACCTACGCCTACACCGTATACAATAGTAGTGTAGATAACGAGCCACAGTGGTGAGCCTGTTTTTGTGCCTTGCGTCCAGCCTAAGATACCGCCTTTCTGTAATGCTTCAGGTACAAGGTGCGCCATAGATGTGAGTGTCTCATGCGCCGGTACTACGCCTCCGAGCAGGTAGTAGGTGTAGCCCAGCAGAAAGACCATCATGCCAACCATAATAGTTCCTTGAAACGCGTCTGTGTACATTACGGCTTTCATGCCGCCAGTGATAACGTACAGGGAAAGGATTGCTGTAATACCTATAAGCATCCATTCGTATGGCAGACCTAAAGAAACTTCAGTCATGCGGCAGATGCCGGTAAGAACCGCAGCAGCGTAAACCGGAATAAAGAAAAAGATAATGCCGCCCGAGAAGCTTTGGATAAATTTAGAGTTGTAGCGTTTACCAAGCAGTTCAGGAAAGGTGTGGCAATTGAGCACTAAACCCATGCGACGGGTACGTTTACCAAGAAATACCATCGCAATGAAGATCCCAACAAAGATATTCAAGAATGCCAGCCACAAAAGTGACATGCCAAACATGGCCGCAACGCCACCAAAGCCAATAATGGCAGAGGTGGATATAAAGGTTGCACCATACGACATAGCCATAACGAAAGGATTAACGGAACGTCCGGCGAGCATGTAGTCTCCGGCGTTTTTTGTTTCTTTCCATCCTTTCCAGCCTAAGTAGAAGACGATTCCAAAGTAGAGCAGTGAGGTTATCAGTTTAACGGCCATGTCGTATTCTCTCCAGTTAGTTATCAGTGCTTTCCTGCACTAACGATTCAATATTAATTTTGTCTGGCGTACCTGCGTTGTTCCAATTTGCGATGCCGTACGCAACGCAACCGATAGTTGATATGATGCAGAGCCAGTAAGGTAGAGCAGTCTCAAAACTTCCAAGTCCTAAAAGCATCAGCTTCTCCTTTTTGCATAAAAAAAAACCGCAGGTTCTCACCTGCGGTTTTTCGGTATACTTTCCTTAATCTATTTGCGTGCGATTAGGCACACTCAACCGATCCGCAGGTCTTGGAGACGCGGTAACCATAATATGCATAAAAATAGCTGTTCATATGGCGGTTGATTGTGTTCATGGATTCTTTGTATCCATTCTAATACAAAAATGTCAAGTTCGACAAAGCAGAAAAGTGTGATTTTTT
Proteins encoded in this region:
- a CDS encoding sodium:solute symporter family protein, which produces MAVKLITSLLYFGIVFYLGWKGWKETKNAGDYMLAGRSVNPFVMAMSYGATFISTSAIIGFGGVAAMFGMSLLWLAFLNIFVGIFIAMVFLGKRTRRMGLVLNCHTFPELLGKRYNSKFIQSFSGGIIFFFIPVYAAAVLTGICRMTEVSLGLPYEWMLIGITAILSLYVITGGMKAVMYTDAFQGTIMVGMMVFLLGYTYYLLGGVVPAHETLTSMAHLVPEALQKGGILGWTQGTKTGSPLWLVIYTTIVYGVGVGVLAQPQLAVRFMTVSSDRELNRAVLYGSVFILLTIGVIYVVGALSNAIFLNQFGKISIQMAGGNLDKIVPVFIEKVMPPWFSAMFLLAMFAAAMSTLSSQFHIGGTSLAHDVSRNLIQRKNNLSASSISQLGIVATIIATLVWAWLLPPSIVARATAFFFGLSGATFLPAYVLGLYWKGITKTGAKVSIVGGFTVSMLWMLFVHKKEAAAIGLCQTLFGKVTLVADAAPGSTMFLLQWVDPNVVALPISIALAIGVSLVSRSLAKDHIQLCWQNC
- a CDS encoding symporter small accessory protein; translated protein: MLLGLGSFETALPYWLCIISTIGCVAYGIANWNNAGTPDKINIESLVQESTDN